One window from the genome of Oryza glaberrima chromosome 3, OglaRS2, whole genome shotgun sequence encodes:
- the LOC127765460 gene encoding protein ARV 2-like: MGDAKEGEEELPRCVGCGRRVKTLYMQYSPGNIRLMKCDTCKAVADPYIECEFTIILIDLILHKTRAYRHLLFNKLRIYSSLDKGVLVLSILTHLVLDAFRISFSRGNIADGDSSINIFSVILNCSKVLGDALLGNIVFMTMLFLEVQFILKLSFDIRRYREVLLAVIISSYFKLFLMAMMVWEFPSSVIFFVEISVLSSNTVALRVVTEFSKAHCFGVCFGAHAARYLTERWLLGAP; encoded by the exons ATGGGAGACgccaaggaaggagaagaggagctGCCGCGCTGCGTCGGCTGTGGCCGGCGTGTGAAGACGCTCTACATGCAGTACTCCCCGGGCAACATCCGTTTGATGAAATGC GATACCTGCAAGGCTGTTGCTGATCCCTACATCGAGTGCGAGTTCACG ATAATCTTGATTGATCTGATTCTACACAAGACAAGAGCATATCGTCATCTTCTATTTAATAAGTTGAGGATTTATTCATCACTTGACAAG gGAGTACTGGTGTTGTCCATTCTGACGCATCTTGTTCTTGATGCAT TCAGAATATCTTTTTCAAGAGGCAACATAGCTGATGGGGATTCTTCCATAAACATATTCTCAGTGATTCTCAATTGCAGCAAG GTTCTGGGCGATGCATTGTTAGGGAACATCGTATTTATGACCATGTTATTCCTGGAAGTGCAATTTATCCTAAAACTATCTTTTGATATTAGAAG GTATAGGGAGGTTCTGTTAGCCGTCATCATTTCAAGCTACTTCAAGTTATTTCTCATGGCAATGATG GTTTGGGAGTTTCCGTCATCTGTTATATTCTTTGTTGAAATTTCTGTTCTCTCTTCAAATACTGTAGCACTGAGAG TTGTGACGGAGTTTTCAAAGGCCCATTGCTTCGGAGTCTGCTTTGGAGCGCACGCAGCAAGATACCTGACTGAGCGATGGCTTCTCGGGGCGCCATGA
- the LOC127765459 gene encoding uncharacterized protein LOC127765459: MGRIPSLKNFNAFPHAEDHLLKKTYSGAIVTIFGLIIMVTLFAHELKFYLTTYTVHQMSVDLKRGETLPIHINMSFPSLPCEVLSVDAIDMSGKHEVDLHTNIWKLRLDKYGHIIGTEYLNDLVEKEHGTHNHDHDHEHEDEQKKQEHTFNEDAEKMVKSVKQAMENGEGCRVYGVLDVQRVAGNFHISVHGLNIFVAEKIFDGSSHVNVSHIIHDLSFGPKYPGIHNPLDETTRILHDTSGTFKYYIKIVPTEYRYLSKQVLPTNQFSVTEYFVPKRATDRSAWPAVYFLYDLSPITVTIKEERRNFLHFLTRLCAVLGGTFAMTGMLDRWMYRLIESVTKSKTRSVLR, encoded by the exons ATGGGGAGGATACCGTCTCTGAAAAATTTCAATGCCTTCCCCCATGCGGAAGACCACTTACTAAAGAAGACTTACTCTGGTGCTATCG TCACGATTTTCGGACTAATTATAATGGTTACGTTATTTGCGCACGAGCTCAAATTTTATCTTACCACCTATACTGTTCATCAG ATGTCTGTAGATCTGAAACGAGGAGAAACTCTGCCAATTCATATAAATATGTCATTTCCCTCTCTACCATGTGAAG TCTTGAGTGTGGATGCAATTGACATGTCTGGCAAGCATGAAGTGGACTTGCATACAAATATTTGGAAG CTTCGCTTGGATAAGTATGGCCATATCATTGGTACGGAGTATTTAAATGATCTAGTTGAGAAGGAGCATGGGACTCACAATCATG ATCATGACCATGAGCATGAAGATGAACAAAAGAAGCAAGAGCACACCTTTAATGAAGATGCAGAAAAAATGGTTAAGAGTGTGAAACAAGCAATGGAAAATGGTGAAGGGTGCCGA GTTTATGGTGTTCTAGATGTGCAGAGGGTTGCTGGTAACTTCCATATCTCGGTTCATGGTTTGAACATTTTTGTTGCTGAGAAG ATTTTTGATGGGTCAAGCCATGTGAACGTCAGTCATATCATCCATGACCTATCCTTTGGTCCAAAATATCCTGGAATTCATAATCCACTGGATGAGACTACAAGGATACTCCATGATACAAGTGGGACCTTCAAATACTATATCAAG ATTGTTCCAACCGAGTACAGATACCTCTCGAAGCAGGTGTTGCCAACAAATCAGTTTTCTGTCACCGAGTATTTTGTTCCTAAACGCGCTACTGATAGGTCCGCGTGGCCAG CTGTGTACTTCTTGTATGATCTCTCACCAATTACAGTCacaatcaaagaagaaagaaggaacTTCCTGCATTTCCTCACCCGACTATGTGCAGTTCTTGGCGGTACCTTTGCAATGACAG GAATGCTTGACCGATGGATGTACCGGCTTATTGAGTCTGTCACAAAATCAAAGACCAGAAGCGTACTACGGTAA
- the LOC127765458 gene encoding WPP domain-associated protein-like, giving the protein MEAVQPPVLSDRLNPLIHHRSAFPAGVVQPQDHGDSVPGLCSGSFIDTRGRLSSGSMTSEDSPALTPRWLSIKSNSSSDNCFEGSKRAVSWSDRHVFNPNGQVNYAEFMDLMKQELDTQLDRLKGDVTGLENFALPDNGYIIGTHLGMSLDVMLIEIDERFNALKLLLATVFRKAREMDSSSVSDLQWEHELQLEVINITIGEFISGLQEEMERKLYEQISMTNSMSKNWQDAIAQFASMRDDLGALSKLLLPSLQESHISHSKHETSSNRSNRWKYNIFGKKNKEDHSSRAEENKSFRKQKSMVVSEKSDFRHLNGMSKEEIITYFKSEMSKLKRMHELDLQEKTKELFKFKREKGLLTLKNDVEFEPLRKKFPQIISRMDQIISKNIKMPSLCMTNDGLDERCISAKRIDSLYYENQHLRGLLADNMKDVKELSSQLSEASKEMSIQLSSEDDLLRQIAKIKEEYEDLQIEAGVRDGVYQTVTRKLLDDSMNSMHDAATNFSTELSSLEAMISEKEKALCLSNEENRMLKEKIAELEQCLIQDKQEDPEVIKQESTEIILRDIEVAPHISPRRSHETPKQDMQYDELVKLNSSLEIASAALKEVENKNIDYNGIFTKNEQEKQLECILISIMKLSKEFVEIEQKLSVERSASRSEDLSDHCNHMVRQAVVLTKIGLWYKQMLETRRSELQKAEAKVVILGDKVNSHLNLLQKIYVTLDRYSPTLQQYPGLLDAFLKTCKLVAGLRSNQNKDDTTA; this is encoded by the exons ATGGAGGCCGTCCAGCCGCCG GTGTTGAGTGACAGATTGAACCCGTTGATCCACCACAGATCAGCTTTTCCAGCCGGTGTTGTGCAGCCTCAAGATCATGGTGACAGCGTTCCGGGCTTGTGCAGTGGATCTTTTATTGACACCAGGGGCAGGCTTAGCAGTGGATCAATGACATCTGAAGATTCACCGGCACTGACGCCGAGATGGTTGTCCATCAAGTCCAACTCCAGCTCTGACAACTGCTTTGAAGGATCGAAAAGAGCGGTATcgtggtcagaccggcatgTTTTCAATCCAAATGGGCAGGTCAACTATGCAGAATTCATGGATTTGATGAAACAGGAGCTTGATACCCAGCTTGATAGGCTCAAGGGGGATGTAACTGGGCTGGAAAACTTTGCGTTGCCGGATAATGGGTATATAATTGGTACACACCTGGGCATGTCTCTTGATGTGATGCTGATTGAGATTGATGAGAGGTTCAATGCCTTGAAGTTACTGCTGGCCACAGTGTTTCGGAAGGCTAGGGAGATGGACAGCTCGTCGGTGTCTGATCTGCAGTGGGAGCATGAGTTGCAATTGGAGGTCATCAACATTACAATAGGAGAATTCATCAGTGGCTTGCAagaggagatggagaggaagCTGTATGAGCAAATTTCTATGACAAACTCCATGAGTAAAAATTGGCAGGATGCCATAGCTCAATTTGCCAGCATGCGCGATGATCTGGGTGCTCTTTCTAAGCTATTGTTGCCCTCACTACAAGAATCACATATTTCTCACAGCAAGCATGAAACTTCAAGCAACAGGAGCAATAGGTGGAAGTACAACATctttggaaagaaaaacaagGAGGATCATTCATCTCGCGCGGAGGAAAATAAGAGTTTCAGGAAACAGAAGTCCATGGTTGTCTCGGAAAAATCTGACTTCCGTCACCTGAACGGTATGAGTAAAGAGGAGATCATAACTTATTTTAAGTCCGAAATGAGCAAATTGAAGAGGATGCATGAATTGGATTTGCAGGAGAAGACCAAGGAGCTCTTCAAATTCAAACGGGAGAAGGGATTGCTTACTCTCAAGAATGATGTGGAATTTGAACCGTTAAGAAAGAAATTTCCACAGATTATTTCTAGAATGGACCAAATCATTTCGAAGAACATAAAGATGCCTTCACTTTGCATGACTAATGATGGACTGGATGAAAGATGCATATCAGCAAAAAGAATCGATTCTTTATATTACGAAAATCAGCATCTTAGAGGTTTGCTTGCAGATAATATGAAGGATGTCAAGGAATTATCATCTCAGCTATCTGAAGCCAGTAAAGAAATGTCTATTCAGTTGTCATCAGAAGACGATCTCCTGAGACAAATTGCCAAAATTAAAGAAGAATATGAGGATCTCCAAATCGAAGCCGGTGTTAGGGATGGAGTGTATCAAACTGTTACAAGAAAGTTGCTTGATGATTCTATGAACAGCATGCATGATGCTGCAACGAATTTTAGTACAGAACTGTCTTCTCTTGAAGCTATGATATCTGAAAAGGAGAAGGCTTTGTGTTTGTCAAATGAAGAAAACCGAatgttgaaagaaaaaatagcAGAGTTAGAGCAATGTTTGATCCAAGATAAACAGGAAGATCCAGAAGTCATCAAGCAAGAGAGTACAGAGATCATTTTGCGTGATATAGAGGTGGCGCCTCACATATCACCAAGAAGATCACATGAGACTCCCAAGCAAGATATGCAATATGATGAACTTGTCAAACTTAACTCAAGTTTAGAAATTGCTTCAGCTGCATTGAAGgaagttgaaaataaaaatatcgaTTATAATGGTATTTTCACCAAAAATGAGCAAGAAAAGCAACTGGAGTGCATTTTAATATCTATTATGAAGTTGTCAAAGGAATTTGTGGAGATCGAGCAAAAATTATCAGTAGAAAGAAGTGCAAGCAG GTCAGAGGATTTGAGTGATCATTGCAACCACATGGTCAGACAAGCCGTTGTACTAACAAAAATAGGCCTTTGGTACAAACAAATGCTAGAAACAAGGCGTTCTGAGCTCCAGAAGGCTGAAGCCAAG GTTGTCATTTTGGGCGACAAGGTTAATTCACATTTAAACCTTCTTCAGAAGATATATGTAACTCTTGATCGCTACTCCCCTACATTACAGCAATATCCTGGG TTGCTAGATGCTTTCTTGAAGACATGCAAGCTTGTTGCAGGTTTGAGAAGTAATCAGAACAAAGATGATACGACAGCATAA
- the LOC127766707 gene encoding ferredoxin--NADP reductase, root isozyme, chloroplastic, whose translation MATAVASQVAVSAPAGSDRGLRSSGIQGSNNISFSNKSWVGTTLAWESKAARPRHANKVLCMSVQQASESKVAVKPLDLESANEPPLNTYKPKEPYTATIVSVERIVGPKAPGETCHIVIDHGGNVPYWEGQSYGIIPPGENPKKPGAPHNVRLYSIASTRYGDSFDGRTTSLCVRRAVYYDPETGKEDPSKNGVCSNFLCNSKPGDKVKVTGPSGKIMLLPEEDPNATHIMIATGTGVAPFRGYLRRMFMEDVPKYRFGGLAWLFLGVANTDSLLYDEEFTSYLKQYPDNFRYDKALSREQKNKNAGKMYVQDKIEEYSDEIFKLLDGGAHIYFCGLKGMMPGIQDTLKKVAEQRGESWEQKLSQLKKNKQWHVEVY comes from the exons ATGGCGACCGCCGTTGCGTCCCAG GTTGCTGTCTCTGCTCCGGCTGGCTCGGATCGCGGCTTGAGGAGTTCTGGGATCCAG GGTAGCAACAATATTAGCTTTAGCAACAAATCATGGGTTGGCACCACATTGGCGTGGGAGAGCAAGGCCGCGCGACCGAGGCATGCGAACAAGGTGCTCTGCATGTCAGTTCAGCAAGCGAGCGAAAGCAAGGTTGCTGTCAAGCCTCTTGATTTGGAGAGTGCTAACGAGCCGCCGCTCAACACATACAAACCAAAGGAGCCTTACACCGCCACAATTGTCTCGGTTGAGAGGATCGTAGGCCCCAAGGCTCCAGGAGAGACATGCCACATTGTTATTGATCATGGTGGCAATGTGCCTTACTGGGAGGGGCAAAGCTATGGCATTATTCCTCCA GGGGAGAACCCGAAGAAGCCTGGTGCACCACATAATGTCCGTCTTTATTCAATTGCATCTACAAGGTATGGAGATTCATTCGATGGAAGGACCACTAGTTTATGTGTGCGCCGTGCCGTTTATTATGATCCTGAAACTGGCAAGGAGGACCCCTCAAAAAATGGTGTCTGCAGTAACTTCCTATGTAATTCAAAACCAGGGGACAAGGTTAAAGTGACAG GTCCGTCAGGCAAAATAATGCTCCTGCCTGAGGAAGATCCAAATGCAACTCACATCATGATAGCTACTGGCACTGGTGTTGCTCCATTCCGTGGCTACCTACGCCGTATGTTCATGGAAGATGTCCCAAAGTACAGATTTGGTGGCTTGGCCTGGCTCTTCCTTGGTGTGGCTAACACTGACAGCCTTCTCTATGATGAAGAGTTCACAAGCTACCTTAAGCAGTATCCAGACAATTTCAG GTATGACAAAGCGCTAAGCAGGGAGCAGAAAAACAAGAACGCTGGTAAGATGTATGTCCAGGACAAGATCGAGGAGTACAGCGACGAGATCTTCAAGCTCTTGGATGGCGGCGCGCACATCTACTTCTGTGGTTTGAAGGGGATGATGCCTGGGATTCAAGACACCCTCAAGAAAGTGGCGGAGCAGAGAGGGGAGAGCTGGGAGCAGAAGCTATCCCAGCTCAAGAAGAACAAGCAATGGCACGTTGAGGTCTACTAG